One Misgurnus anguillicaudatus chromosome 22, ASM2758022v2, whole genome shotgun sequence DNA segment encodes these proteins:
- the LOC129440616 gene encoding uncharacterized protein isoform X2 encodes MRAINLDTYSLSLLTAKEDILNPRASTNWALFAYDGLTNNLKLSDSGAGGLTELVGKFHSSRATYGLCRLGLTETGQPQIVMVCWVGEEVDEIRREECASHVPAIKTFFKEAQAFITASNQDEVTEEKIRSAIEKIRPPLERSRRPSKALDNEETVGTNYKKTNAAVEIKRINRDSFWARAEREEEERKEEERRRALENRRRWERERILQEKKEAEERDRKMEEKLQMIEEQRRIQAELDEKARKEEKARWEEQQREHEDDMRARLRRSESIEKAAEAAVLVSQRSMNPREFFRQLSASSQNSSSPVSPRSAKSPFRRYQRSLTDTAFIFERANSTSGPTSPHSPTLRSPFSRSPTASYKRPTSPLSPPYRTIPSPQQPHIPATSPPPTPPAQQSEPPVSPLPISRHSPAQSSPPSQTPVHESAFPASPKLLESHDMQIICVLSRQEVPSAPVPVPPILLEPEIDFIAKAVLVEEDEEDDVVVPEEPSAMSCAPSDTKILTNYKNVLTEVEEQESQDEPGFEEQPAAESEDPYEEQSEPEVPRTVTPTLVEVSEENSDDDLPENQEPCVKVAEYHQILEEDESECERPQNGTGGEDVDEDVEDAANSPPEKSCYSVNHEKDQDEPQTESSPERLLRVRALYDYQAEDDTELSFEPGDVISDVEPLDEAWWRGSSQDGRQGLFPANYVETI; translated from the exons GGCACTGTTTGCATATGATGGATTGACCAACAATCTTAAACTGTCTGATTCAGGAG CTGGAGGTTTGACAGAACTGGTTGGGAAATTTCACAGCAGCAGGGCCACGTATGGCCTCTGCAGGCTGGGATTGACAGAAACGGGACAACCACAGATTGTCATGGTCTGCTGG GTTGGTGAGGAAGTGGATGAAATCCGCAGAGAAGAATGTGCCAGCCATGTCCCTGCCATCAAGACCTTCTTCAAG GAGGCCCAAGCATTTATTACAGCCTCGAACCAAGATGAGGTGACAGAGGAGAAGATTAGATCTGCCATTGAAAAGATTCGACCACCATTGGAGAGATCGAGGAGACCTTCAAAGGCACTGGATAATGAGGAGACTGTG GGTACAAACTACAAGAAGACAAACGCTGCAGTGGAGATAAAACGGATTAACAGAGACTCCTTCTGGGCACGAGCAGAG CGTGAGGAGGAGGAGAGAAAGGAAGAAGAGCGCCGGAGGGCTTTAGAAAACAGACGCCgctgggagagagagagaattctgCAGGAGAAAAAAGAGGCTGAAGAGAGAGACCGAAAGATGGAGGAAAAGTTACAGATGATTGAAGAACAAAG GAGAATCCAAGCTGAGCTCGATGAAAAAGCTAGAAAAGAAGAAAAGGCTAGATGG GAAGAGCAGCAGAGAGAACATGAGGATGACATGAGGGCGCGCCTTAGACGCAGCGAGTCCATCGAGAAAGCAGCT GAGGCAGCAGTGCTTGTTTCCCAGCGCTCTATGAATCCCAGGGAGTTCTTCAGACAGTTATCAGCATCCTCACAAAATTCCTCCAGCCCTGTATCACCACGCTCAG caaaaTCTCCATTTCGGCGCTACCAGCGCAGTTTGACAGACACAGCCTTTATCTTTGAGAGGGCCAATTCCACCTCTGGTCCCACTTCTCCTCATAGCCCCACCTTAAGGTCTCCCTTCTCTCGTAGCCCAACGGCATCCTACAAGCGTCCTACATCTCCGCTCAGTCCACCTTACCGTACAATCCCGTCACCACAGCAGCCTCACATACCTGCAACATCTCCTCCTCCGACACCACCTGCTCAACAGTCTGAACCACCCGTGTCACCTCTTCCCATCTCCAGACACTCTCCAGCTCAGTCATCACCACCTAGCCAAACCCCAGTCCATGAATCAGCTTTTCCTGCATCTCCAAAGCTGCTGGAGAGTCATGATATGCAGATAATTTGTGTCCTTAGCAGACAGGAAGTGCCTAGTGCACCAGTACCTGTCCCTCCAATACTGCTGGAGCCAGAAATAGACTTTATTGCCAAGGCTGTGCTGGTTGAAGAAGATGAAGAAGACGACGTAGTGGTACCCGAAGAACCTTCAGCCATGTCATGTGCGCCTTCAGATACAAAGATTCTTACAAACTATAAAAATGTCCTGACGGAAGTTGAGGAGCAGGAATCTCAGGATGAACCAGGATTTGAAGAGCAGCCTGCTGCAGAATCGGAGGACCCATATGAGGAACAGTCAGAACCTGAAGTGCCCAGAACTGTGACACCAACCTTAGTAGAGGTCTCGGAAGAAAATTCTGACGATGACCTACCGGAGAACCAAG AGCCATGTGTAAAGGTGGCAGAATATCATCAAATCCTGGAAGAAGATGAATCAGAATGTGAAAGACCACAGAATGGTACAGGAG GTGAGGATGTTGATGAGGATGTTGAGGATGCTGCAAACAGCCCACCTGAGAAGAGTTGTTACTCAGTTAATCATGAGAAAGATCAAGATGAACCCCAAACAGAG TCATCACCGGAAAGACTTCTCCGTGTACGAGCCTTATATGACTACCAAGCAG AGGATGACACAGAACTCTCTTTTGAACCGGGTGACGTCATTAGTGATGTGGAACCACTTGACGAAGCTTGGTGGAGGGGATCCAGCCAAGATGGACGCCAGGGACTTTTTCCTGCTAACTATGTAGAGACCATCTAG
- the LOC129440616 gene encoding uncharacterized protein isoform X3, giving the protein MPVGFTTRALFAYDGLTNNLKLSDSGAGGLTELVGKFHSSRATYGLCRLGLTETGQPQIVMVCWVGEEVDEIRREECASHVPAIKTFFKEAQAFITASNQDEVTEEKIRSAIEKIRPPLERSRRPSKALDNEETVGTNYKKTNAAVEIKRINRDSFWARAEREEEERKEEERRRALENRRRWERERILQEKKEAEERDRKMEEKLQMIEEQRRIQAELDEKARKEEKARWEEQQREHEDDMRARLRRSESIEKAAEAAVLVSQRSMNPREFFRQLSASSQNSSSPVSPRSAKSPFRRYQRSLTDTAFIFERANSTSGPTSPHSPTLRSPFSRSPTASYKRPTSPLSPPYRTIPSPQQPHIPATSPPPTPPAQQSEPPVSPLPISRHSPAQSSPPSQTPVHESAFPASPKLLESHDMQIICVLSRQEVPSAPVPVPPILLEPEIDFIAKAVLVEEDEEDDVVVPEEPSAMSCAPSDTKILTNYKNVLTEVEEQESQDEPGFEEQPAAESEDPYEEQSEPEVPRTVTPTLVEVSEENSDDDLPENQEPCVKVAEYHQILEEDESECERPQNGTGGEDVDEDVEDAANSPPEKSCYSVNHEKDQDEPQTEVVTENRESSPERLLRVRALYDYQAEDDTELSFEPGDVISDVEPLDEAWWRGSSQDGRQGLFPANYVETI; this is encoded by the exons GGCACTGTTTGCATATGATGGATTGACCAACAATCTTAAACTGTCTGATTCAGGAG CTGGAGGTTTGACAGAACTGGTTGGGAAATTTCACAGCAGCAGGGCCACGTATGGCCTCTGCAGGCTGGGATTGACAGAAACGGGACAACCACAGATTGTCATGGTCTGCTGG GTTGGTGAGGAAGTGGATGAAATCCGCAGAGAAGAATGTGCCAGCCATGTCCCTGCCATCAAGACCTTCTTCAAG GAGGCCCAAGCATTTATTACAGCCTCGAACCAAGATGAGGTGACAGAGGAGAAGATTAGATCTGCCATTGAAAAGATTCGACCACCATTGGAGAGATCGAGGAGACCTTCAAAGGCACTGGATAATGAGGAGACTGTG GGTACAAACTACAAGAAGACAAACGCTGCAGTGGAGATAAAACGGATTAACAGAGACTCCTTCTGGGCACGAGCAGAG CGTGAGGAGGAGGAGAGAAAGGAAGAAGAGCGCCGGAGGGCTTTAGAAAACAGACGCCgctgggagagagagagaattctgCAGGAGAAAAAAGAGGCTGAAGAGAGAGACCGAAAGATGGAGGAAAAGTTACAGATGATTGAAGAACAAAG GAGAATCCAAGCTGAGCTCGATGAAAAAGCTAGAAAAGAAGAAAAGGCTAGATGG GAAGAGCAGCAGAGAGAACATGAGGATGACATGAGGGCGCGCCTTAGACGCAGCGAGTCCATCGAGAAAGCAGCT GAGGCAGCAGTGCTTGTTTCCCAGCGCTCTATGAATCCCAGGGAGTTCTTCAGACAGTTATCAGCATCCTCACAAAATTCCTCCAGCCCTGTATCACCACGCTCAG caaaaTCTCCATTTCGGCGCTACCAGCGCAGTTTGACAGACACAGCCTTTATCTTTGAGAGGGCCAATTCCACCTCTGGTCCCACTTCTCCTCATAGCCCCACCTTAAGGTCTCCCTTCTCTCGTAGCCCAACGGCATCCTACAAGCGTCCTACATCTCCGCTCAGTCCACCTTACCGTACAATCCCGTCACCACAGCAGCCTCACATACCTGCAACATCTCCTCCTCCGACACCACCTGCTCAACAGTCTGAACCACCCGTGTCACCTCTTCCCATCTCCAGACACTCTCCAGCTCAGTCATCACCACCTAGCCAAACCCCAGTCCATGAATCAGCTTTTCCTGCATCTCCAAAGCTGCTGGAGAGTCATGATATGCAGATAATTTGTGTCCTTAGCAGACAGGAAGTGCCTAGTGCACCAGTACCTGTCCCTCCAATACTGCTGGAGCCAGAAATAGACTTTATTGCCAAGGCTGTGCTGGTTGAAGAAGATGAAGAAGACGACGTAGTGGTACCCGAAGAACCTTCAGCCATGTCATGTGCGCCTTCAGATACAAAGATTCTTACAAACTATAAAAATGTCCTGACGGAAGTTGAGGAGCAGGAATCTCAGGATGAACCAGGATTTGAAGAGCAGCCTGCTGCAGAATCGGAGGACCCATATGAGGAACAGTCAGAACCTGAAGTGCCCAGAACTGTGACACCAACCTTAGTAGAGGTCTCGGAAGAAAATTCTGACGATGACCTACCGGAGAACCAAG AGCCATGTGTAAAGGTGGCAGAATATCATCAAATCCTGGAAGAAGATGAATCAGAATGTGAAAGACCACAGAATGGTACAGGAG GTGAGGATGTTGATGAGGATGTTGAGGATGCTGCAAACAGCCCACCTGAGAAGAGTTGTTACTCAGTTAATCATGAGAAAGATCAAGATGAACCCCAAACAGAGGTGGTGACTGAGAACAGAGAA TCATCACCGGAAAGACTTCTCCGTGTACGAGCCTTATATGACTACCAAGCAG AGGATGACACAGAACTCTCTTTTGAACCGGGTGACGTCATTAGTGATGTGGAACCACTTGACGAAGCTTGGTGGAGGGGATCCAGCCAAGATGGACGCCAGGGACTTTTTCCTGCTAACTATGTAGAGACCATCTAG
- the LOC129440616 gene encoding uncharacterized protein isoform X1 produces MRAINLDTYSLSLLTAKEDILNPRASTNWALFAYDGLTNNLKLSDSGAGGLTELVGKFHSSRATYGLCRLGLTETGQPQIVMVCWVGEEVDEIRREECASHVPAIKTFFKEAQAFITASNQDEVTEEKIRSAIEKIRPPLERSRRPSKALDNEETVGTNYKKTNAAVEIKRINRDSFWARAEREEEERKEEERRRALENRRRWERERILQEKKEAEERDRKMEEKLQMIEEQRRIQAELDEKARKEEKARWEEQQREHEDDMRARLRRSESIEKAAEAAVLVSQRSMNPREFFRQLSASSQNSSSPVSPRSAKSPFRRYQRSLTDTAFIFERANSTSGPTSPHSPTLRSPFSRSPTASYKRPTSPLSPPYRTIPSPQQPHIPATSPPPTPPAQQSEPPVSPLPISRHSPAQSSPPSQTPVHESAFPASPKLLESHDMQIICVLSRQEVPSAPVPVPPILLEPEIDFIAKAVLVEEDEEDDVVVPEEPSAMSCAPSDTKILTNYKNVLTEVEEQESQDEPGFEEQPAAESEDPYEEQSEPEVPRTVTPTLVEVSEENSDDDLPENQEPCVKVAEYHQILEEDESECERPQNGTGGEDVDEDVEDAANSPPEKSCYSVNHEKDQDEPQTEVVTENRESSPERLLRVRALYDYQAEDDTELSFEPGDVISDVEPLDEAWWRGSSQDGRQGLFPANYVETI; encoded by the exons GGCACTGTTTGCATATGATGGATTGACCAACAATCTTAAACTGTCTGATTCAGGAG CTGGAGGTTTGACAGAACTGGTTGGGAAATTTCACAGCAGCAGGGCCACGTATGGCCTCTGCAGGCTGGGATTGACAGAAACGGGACAACCACAGATTGTCATGGTCTGCTGG GTTGGTGAGGAAGTGGATGAAATCCGCAGAGAAGAATGTGCCAGCCATGTCCCTGCCATCAAGACCTTCTTCAAG GAGGCCCAAGCATTTATTACAGCCTCGAACCAAGATGAGGTGACAGAGGAGAAGATTAGATCTGCCATTGAAAAGATTCGACCACCATTGGAGAGATCGAGGAGACCTTCAAAGGCACTGGATAATGAGGAGACTGTG GGTACAAACTACAAGAAGACAAACGCTGCAGTGGAGATAAAACGGATTAACAGAGACTCCTTCTGGGCACGAGCAGAG CGTGAGGAGGAGGAGAGAAAGGAAGAAGAGCGCCGGAGGGCTTTAGAAAACAGACGCCgctgggagagagagagaattctgCAGGAGAAAAAAGAGGCTGAAGAGAGAGACCGAAAGATGGAGGAAAAGTTACAGATGATTGAAGAACAAAG GAGAATCCAAGCTGAGCTCGATGAAAAAGCTAGAAAAGAAGAAAAGGCTAGATGG GAAGAGCAGCAGAGAGAACATGAGGATGACATGAGGGCGCGCCTTAGACGCAGCGAGTCCATCGAGAAAGCAGCT GAGGCAGCAGTGCTTGTTTCCCAGCGCTCTATGAATCCCAGGGAGTTCTTCAGACAGTTATCAGCATCCTCACAAAATTCCTCCAGCCCTGTATCACCACGCTCAG caaaaTCTCCATTTCGGCGCTACCAGCGCAGTTTGACAGACACAGCCTTTATCTTTGAGAGGGCCAATTCCACCTCTGGTCCCACTTCTCCTCATAGCCCCACCTTAAGGTCTCCCTTCTCTCGTAGCCCAACGGCATCCTACAAGCGTCCTACATCTCCGCTCAGTCCACCTTACCGTACAATCCCGTCACCACAGCAGCCTCACATACCTGCAACATCTCCTCCTCCGACACCACCTGCTCAACAGTCTGAACCACCCGTGTCACCTCTTCCCATCTCCAGACACTCTCCAGCTCAGTCATCACCACCTAGCCAAACCCCAGTCCATGAATCAGCTTTTCCTGCATCTCCAAAGCTGCTGGAGAGTCATGATATGCAGATAATTTGTGTCCTTAGCAGACAGGAAGTGCCTAGTGCACCAGTACCTGTCCCTCCAATACTGCTGGAGCCAGAAATAGACTTTATTGCCAAGGCTGTGCTGGTTGAAGAAGATGAAGAAGACGACGTAGTGGTACCCGAAGAACCTTCAGCCATGTCATGTGCGCCTTCAGATACAAAGATTCTTACAAACTATAAAAATGTCCTGACGGAAGTTGAGGAGCAGGAATCTCAGGATGAACCAGGATTTGAAGAGCAGCCTGCTGCAGAATCGGAGGACCCATATGAGGAACAGTCAGAACCTGAAGTGCCCAGAACTGTGACACCAACCTTAGTAGAGGTCTCGGAAGAAAATTCTGACGATGACCTACCGGAGAACCAAG AGCCATGTGTAAAGGTGGCAGAATATCATCAAATCCTGGAAGAAGATGAATCAGAATGTGAAAGACCACAGAATGGTACAGGAG GTGAGGATGTTGATGAGGATGTTGAGGATGCTGCAAACAGCCCACCTGAGAAGAGTTGTTACTCAGTTAATCATGAGAAAGATCAAGATGAACCCCAAACAGAGGTGGTGACTGAGAACAGAGAA TCATCACCGGAAAGACTTCTCCGTGTACGAGCCTTATATGACTACCAAGCAG AGGATGACACAGAACTCTCTTTTGAACCGGGTGACGTCATTAGTGATGTGGAACCACTTGACGAAGCTTGGTGGAGGGGATCCAGCCAAGATGGACGCCAGGGACTTTTTCCTGCTAACTATGTAGAGACCATCTAG